One Stratiformator vulcanicus genomic window, TGCGACGACGAAGACGCGGTCGCCCTCGACCGGTGAGATCAGCCCGCCATCGACGAAACTGCTGAAAGCCGGCAGGACGAACTGCGACGCGCCAAGGTAGAAGCAGGGGAGCTTCAGCGTCTCCTGCGGTGTTGCCGCCAGCTTGACCTTTGGATGCAGGTGTCCGGCCAACACGAAGGGGTCGTCGGCTGATCGTCGCGGCGCCGCTTCACTCGCATCGAGCGGGAAGTGGCGCAACTCGAACGGGCCGAAGCGGTGTGGCTCATCGACCACGGAGAAACCCCACTCCGGAGCCGGATCGCCCGCGGATCGATCGTGATTGCCGCGAATGAGAATGCACTCGAGTTTTGGCACCATCTTGCGCCACTCGGCAATTTCCTGCATCGTTGCCGCTTCATCGCGGCCGGTGCGGGCGTGCATCAAGTCGCCCAGCACGATCAGTCGCTCGGCTTTGTGTTTCGTCACGCAATCGGTGAGCCGCAGCAAATCGCGACGCATCACTCCGGCGGGAATCGGAATCCCATGGGCGCGAAAGGTCGCCTCCTTGCCCCAATGCGGATCGGCGATAATCAGCGCGCGTTCGTCGTTCCAGAAGACCGCGTGATCGGGCAGCAGGGTGAGCAGTTCACCGGCCACCTCAACGGGGAGTCCGTGTTGCACTTGTATCCTTACCTGTTGAATTCAGAATCCGTCCTCAATCGATCGTGCAGCCGCGACCCCCAACATCGACGGTCACACGATCATCCCGCCGCCTTCTCTAAGGCGACGCTCATCCGCGAAATGCGGGCGGAGAGCTTCTCCGACGATAGCTTCTCACGCAAGCGATCGACCATGAGTGGAAAGCCGAGCGGCGTCGGTTTTCGAGGGTTTTCCACCACAACTCGTGACCGGCCAATCGCTTGCAGCGTTTCAAACATTCGGGAATGTTCGAGTTGACGTTCGAGCACTTCGTCTCGCGCCTGCCTCAGCAGGAGGTTAGACGGATCATAGTTCGCGAATACGTCATACAGCAGCCCGGTCGACGCCTGAAGCTGTTTTGCTGTCTTTCCGGAGCCGGGATAACCGACATACACCAGCCCCGCGACGCGAGCGATCTCGCGGAACTGCCGCTTCGCCATTTCAACGCCGTTGAGGCTGTCGAGGATGTCCTCCCGCAAATTCGCCGGGTCAAATAATCCCTCTTCCAAGGCGCGCTCCAGCGGGGCTTCCTTCGCTGCGAGCAATTCGAAGCCGTAATCATTCATCGCCATCGTGAAGGTGATCCGGTCAAGCTGCGAGAGCCGAAAAGCACACAGCGCCGCGAGCCCCTCATGCACCAGCCGACCGGCGAACGGATAGAAGAACAGGTGATAGCCCTCGCGCGTTTTCGTCCGTTCAATCAGCAATTCGTCCCTCGCCGGAATCCGCGACCAATCCGCTTGAAGCTGCAGCACCGGTTTGACCGCCTGCATCTCCGGGCAGTCATATACCCCGCTCTTTGCCTGTTGCAGCTTTTCGCGGATCGCCGTCGAGAGTTCATTCGAAAGCGGCATCCGTCCGCCGGACCACCGGGGCACCGTGCCGGTCTTGTTCTTCGCGACGCGAACCCAGGCCTTCATGTCGAAGAATTTGACCAGCTCCAACACCCGGCCTGCGAACAGGAACCGGTCCCCCGGCTTCATGCGAGACACGAACGACTCTTCGACCGTGCCGATGCGTCCGCCTTTGAGATAACGCACTTCGATCGCGGCGTCGGATGCGATCGTGCCAATGCCCATGCGATGCCGCTTGGCGACCTGTTTGTCATCGACGCGATACTCACCTTCGGCGTGTGCAACGCGGCGGTACTCGTCATAGGCCCGAAGCGCCTCGCCGCCGCGGGTCACGAAGTCGAGCACCCACTCCCACTCGGCGTCGGTGACATCGGCAAAACCGGTCGTCCGGCGGACTTCGTCGAGCAGTTCGTCGCTGCGAAACCCCCCGCCCAAGGCAATCGTGACGGCGTGCTGCACCAATACATCGAGCGGCTTTCGCAACGCCTGCCGACTCTCGATGTGCCCGCTCGCGATCGCGTCCCGGCACGCGGCGAACTCGACCAGTTCCAGCGCGTGCGTCGGTACCCCGACGACTTTGCTTGGCCTGCCGGGGGAGTGCCCGCTCCGCCCTGCCCGTTGCAGCAGACGTGCGACACCTTTCGGGCTCCCCACCTGCAGCACGCAATCGACGGGGGAAAAGTCGACGCCGAGGTCGAGGCTCGACGTGCTCACGACGCACTTCAGCTTCCCCTGCCGCAGGCCGTCTTCGACCCACCGCCGCGTCTGTTGTGCGATCGATCCGTGATGCAGTGCGATCAGTCCCGCCCAATCGGGCCGCTGCTTCAGGATCGACTGATACCAAATCTCCGTCTGCGATCGCGT contains:
- a CDS encoding ligase-associated DNA damage response DEXH box helicase, giving the protein MRGWFGERGWKPFPFQRETWDAYLAGESGLVHATTGTGKTHAAWFGPLIEYLAESKRAKEEHTSPKRKRGTKAKELPLKVLWITPLRAISADTEQALRQPLDALAIPWTLETRTGDTSAAIRARQRKRLPTALITTPESLCLLLTRDDAEERFADLRCVIVDEWHELLSTKRGSQTELALARLRRWRPDLRIWGLSATLGNLDEAMAALLSQRGERLEVRGEGPDTNASLTSHHSPLTQPRQWLISATTRKVLAIETLIPETMERFPWAGHLGIRQLPMVIEAIERANSSILFTNTRSQTEIWYQSILKQRPDWAGLIALHHGSIAQQTRRWVEDGLRQGKLKCVVSTSSLDLGVDFSPVDCVLQVGSPKGVARLLQRAGRSGHSPGRPSKVVGVPTHALELVEFAACRDAIASGHIESRQALRKPLDVLVQHAVTIALGGGFRSDELLDEVRRTTGFADVTDAEWEWVLDFVTRGGEALRAYDEYRRVAHAEGEYRVDDKQVAKRHRMGIGTIASDAAIEVRYLKGGRIGTVEESFVSRMKPGDRFLFAGRVLELVKFFDMKAWVRVAKNKTGTVPRWSGGRMPLSNELSTAIREKLQQAKSGVYDCPEMQAVKPVLQLQADWSRIPARDELLIERTKTREGYHLFFYPFAGRLVHEGLAALCAFRLSQLDRITFTMAMNDYGFELLAAKEAPLERALEEGLFDPANLREDILDSLNGVEMAKRQFREIARVAGLVYVGYPGSGKTAKQLQASTGLLYDVFANYDPSNLLLRQARDEVLERQLEHSRMFETLQAIGRSRVVVENPRKPTPLGFPLMVDRLREKLSSEKLSARISRMSVALEKAAG
- the pdeM gene encoding ligase-associated DNA damage response endonuclease PdeM produces the protein MQHGLPVEVAGELLTLLPDHAVFWNDERALIIADPHWGKEATFRAHGIPIPAGVMRRDLLRLTDCVTKHKAERLIVLGDLMHARTGRDEAATMQEIAEWRKMVPKLECILIRGNHDRSAGDPAPEWGFSVVDEPHRFGPFELRHFPLDASEAAPRRSADDPFVLAGHLHPKVKLAATPQETLKLPCFYLGASQFVLPAFSSFVDGGLISPVEGDRVFVVADSQVIEVRTDTCTESADSRPKRGRSARSH